The Psychroflexus sp. ALD_RP9 region TCAAAACTATTATCGCTGTATGGCAGTTTTTCAGAATCGGCTTGTACCATTTCAATCCGATCTTGTAATTTTTTCTGATTAATTTTTTGTTGCCCGACACTTAACATTCCAGCTGAAATATCTAATCCTACAATTTTTTCAGCTTCAGAATCAGCAAGAGCAATTGCAAGGTCACCCGTGCCAGTAGCAATATCTAAAATGCTTTTCGGTTTAGAGTCTTTTACTATTTTGATTACTTTTTTACGCCAAGCTAAATCTGTACCAAATGAAATTACTCTATTTAAATCGTCATATCCAGTTGAAATATTATCAAACATTTGTTCAACCTGCTGCTTTTTCTTTAACTCAGAATTTTTATAAGGTTTTACTTCTTTTGCCATCAAGACTTTTTCTGCAAAGATAATTTTTAAATACAATCTAAATATTTTATACTTTAATTTTCTCATTCTCTTAATAATATCTGTTAAATTTGCTGTATGAAAATATTAATTGCAGGAGCAGGAGAAGTTGGTTATCATCTTGCTAAGCTTTTCTCTTACGAATCTCATGATATAACATTAATCGATGTAGACGAAGAACGTTTAGCTTATGCTGATAAGCATCTAGATATTAGAACATTAGAAGGCGATGCTACCTCACCAACCAAATTGATAGAAGCCAATGTTGAAGTTACCGATTTGGTAATTTCTGTAACTTCAAACCAATCAATAAACATTACAGTTTGTGTGTTTTCTAAACAATTAGGTTGTAAGCGAACAGTCTCTCGTGTTTCAAACGACGACTTGATTAAAAATAAAGATCGCTTAGATATCAAGAGTTTAGGTATCGATGAGGTTATTTCACCTGAAGCTTTAGCTGCCGAAGAAATGCACTTATTGTTAAACCAATCAGGTTTTACAGATACCTTCGAGTTTGAAAATGGCGCTTTAAAAATGATAGGTTTAACCTTACGATCTAAAGCAGCATTTATAGGTAAAACTGTACAAGAAGCTGCTAAAGTTTATCCAGGTATTCATTTTGTGCCAATAGCCATGCAGCGTTTTGGTACTCAATATACTATTATACCACGAGGCGATACTGAGTTTAAACGTGGAGATCGTGTGTATTTTGTCACCGACGACGAAGGTCTTGAAGAGCTTTATAAACTAACAGGAGCTGAAAAAAGAGTTATAAAAAATGTTATGATTTTAGGCGGTAGTAATATTGGCCGAACTTTAGCAAGCCAATTGAGCACCAATAATTATAACGTGAAGCTAATTGAAAAAAATGATAAAAAGGCTTTACAAATTGCTGACAGCCTTCCTAATATATTAGTTATTAATGAAGATGGCAGAAACGTTGGACTACTTGAAGAGGAAAATATTGAAAAGATGGATGCTTTTATCGCAGTTACCGAAAACTCTGAAACAAATATCATGTCTTGCTTGGTAGCTAATACTAAAAACGTTAAAAAAACAATCGCTTTAGTTGAAAATATGGATTATTTTCAACTGAGCCATAACATTGGCATTAACTCTTTAGTCAATAAAAAACTTATCGCTGCTAATAATATTTTTAGATACATTCGTAAAGGAGATTTAGTGGCTATGACAAAGCTTAATAACATGAATGCAGAGTTAATGGAGTTTAAGGTAAAGTCGACTTCCTTAGTTTGCGGAAATAGCATTGCTGAAATTGATTTTCCACGAACAGCTGTTGTTGGTGGTGTTATAAGAAATGGTAAAGGAGAAATAGCACTTGGTGATTTTGTGGTTAAAGAAGATGACCATGTCGTGGTTTGCTGCTTACCAAAATCTATTAAACGTGTAGAAAAGCTTTTTTGTTAATGTATTCTATTAATTACAAAATAGTTTTTCATACTTTAGGATTAATCCTAATTTTTAATGGTGCCTTTATGTTAATTCCAACATTAACAAGTTGGTATTATGGCGAGGCAGAAACTTTAGGGATTGCTTCAGCAGCTATTACTACATTATTTGTAGGCTTTTTAATAATGTTTGTAACGCGCTTTCACGACAAATCAATTCAGCAGAAAGAAGGTTATTTAATAGTGACTTTCAGTTGGATTTTCATGGTAATTAGTGGTATGTTACCTTATATTTTCACGAAATCAATTCCACAAATTACTGATGCATTTTTTGAAACAATGTCGGGTTATACCACCACAGGATCATCAATACTAAGTGATATAGAAGTTTTACCTAAGGGTATTTTACTTTGGCGAAGCTTAACACATTGGATTGGTGGTATGGGAATAATAGTCTTAGCGGTTGCAATTTTTCCCTTATTCGGAATTGGCGGAATGCAGCTATTTTCTGCTGAAGCACCAGGTCCAAGTGCAGATAAATTGAAGCCCAGAATAGCAGATACAGCTAAAAGATTGTGGTTAATTTATCTAGGTTACACAATTGTTGAAGCTATTTTACTCAATATAGCTGGCATGACACTTTTTGATGCGGTTAATCATGCATTAAGCACATTATCAACTGGAGGTTTTTCTACCAAAAATGAAAGTTTAGCTTATTGGAATGATCAGCCAATGATTCAATACATTATCATATTATTTATGTTTTTAGCAGGTACCAACTTTGTTGTGAGTTACTATGGATTTAAATTGAATTTTAAAAAAGTATTGGCTAATGAAGAATTTAAAGTTTTTACAATTTTTGTTAGTGTTTTTACAATTTTAGCGACATTATTAATTTATTTTCAAGCTGATGTAAGCTTGTCTTCAGTTCATCATCCTGAAGTTCTTGGTGCTTTTGAAAGTGCTTTCAGGCATGCTATTTTCCAAGTTTTGGCTATTATAACCACAACTGGATTTGTCTCTGCTGACTATACAATGTGGGTGCCATTTTTAACAGTAATGTTTTTTGGTTTATTTTTTCTTGGTGGCTCTGCTGGTTCTACCTCAGGTGGCGTTAAAGTTGTAAGACACCTTATTATGATTAAAAATGGAATACTCGAATTTAAACGAATATTGCATCCCAATGCTGTTTTACCTGTAAGGTATGCTAAACGTGCTGTTAATTCTCAAATTGTATATAATATTCTAGGTTTTTTCATCTTGTATATGCTCTCGTTTATCATTGGAGCTGTTGTGCTTGGTGCTTTAGGTCTAAACCTTGAAACTGCTATTGGAGGTGCTGCATCTTCACTTGGTAATGTAGGGCCAGCTTTTGGTAAACTAGGACCTGTTGACAATTACTCAGCCTTACCAAGCGCAGCTAAATGGTGGTGTAGCTTCTTGATGCTTATTGGCAGATTAGAATTATTTACCGTACTTATTATACTAACACCATTTTTTTGGCGTGATCGATAACAATGTCTCTATAGATTTTTTCAAAATTTGAATACTAAAGTATGAGTTTCGGTGCTGGACATACACAAGATATGATTAATCGTATAAAGCAAAACAAAGCTCAACTTTTGTCTAAGCGAAAAAAATTTAGAGAAAATAATCGAGAGGGAATTTACATCAACGATAAAAAAACAAAAGGATTAAATTCAAAACCAATTTCTAAAAAGAAACTAATTGAAATTAAAAAGGAAATTCGTAAAACTGCAAAAAAAAATTATAAACGAGAAATAATTATTTATATAATTTTGTTTGCCAGTATTCTCGTTTTATTACTAAGTCTATTGTTGTGGTTAAATGAATCGCCAACAGTTCTTTATGATTAATTATCCAAAAAAGCAGGCGTGTTCATCTTGTTTTAAAACTTCTATAATTTTGTCTATTCGATTTGATTCTGGAAAGGGTTGATATAACTCCCATTTTCCATTAGAGCGCATCCAATAGAGCTTCCAGATTTGTTTGGATTTAATGAATTGGATTTTAGCAAATTCAAATCGTTCTTTAGTATCTGGATTTCTCCAGTTTGGTCTAACTTGAAATAGTTTGAATACCTTGTTTGTAAAAGTATAGTTAATATCAACTTCTTTTCTAATCTCAGGATCTTCAGGCCTAATTGATTCAATATAATCTTTGACTAAAGATTCATTGATGTCTATGATATCATCTTTATTATACATTTATTTAATTGAATTTATAAATCCTTTAATAGCCAACTTGTTCAGGTTCGCCGTATTCTCGCTGAAATAAATTATGTTCCTTAATCATTTTAGCAGTTTGCTCTGGCAGAGCGTCTTCCCAACCTTCATCACCGTTAGAGATCATTTGTAGTATTTGTCTAGAAAAGATTCCAAGAATATCTTGATTATAATTTTCTACATCAACTACACGACCATTATTTTTAAAGAACTTATACAACTCTTTCATTCTAGGGTGAACTTTCAAGTTTTGGCTTGTTGTAACTTCACCTGTATTTGGATTTTTATAAGGATAAAGGTAAACACGTAAATCTTTAAAAAACAATTTCCCGAAGGCTTCTAAAATTCCACCACTTAAATGTCTGTAATATCTTTCGTCAAAAATATCAACTAGGTTATTAACACCCATAGCTAATGCCATGCGTTCTTTAGTATAATTTGAAAAATACTCTACCAATTTGTAATATTCCTGAAAATTAGATATTAAAACCGTATGACCTAATGAGCAAAGAAGTTTTGCACGATCCATAAAATCTTCTTCATCAATCTCGCCTTCAGAGCGTAGGTTAGATAAAGTAATTTCAAAAATTACTTGAATATTATTTTCATCAACTTTATTTTCTTTCTTGAAAATTTCAAGTGATTTTTCGTAGATATCTTCGTTTACCTTTGTAACTGGTCTAAAGCTACCGCGTAGTGCAAGAACATTTTTCTTGTAAAGAACCTTAGCAGGAAGAACGTTATTACCGTCTGGAGAAAACATGACGGCTTCAGTCATATTATATTTAAGTAATTGTAGACTCATTAGGCGGTTATCAACATCTTTAAATTGAGGCCCTGAAAAGTTAATTGTATCAACCTCTATTTGATCTTTATCAATATGGTCGTATAAGTCTTTTAAAACTTGTTTTGCATTATTATGTGCATAATAAGCTGCATAGACCAGGTTTGTTCCTAAAATTCCAAGTGTGTTTTGTTGTAAACGAGCATCATTTTCTTTAAACCTAATATGAAGTACAATTTTGTTGTAATCACCATTAGGTTCAAGCTGGTATTTAATGCCAACCCAGCCATGACCTTTATATCTTTTAGCAAAATCAATTGTAGCAACAGTATTGGCGTAAGTAAAAAAAAGTTTGTTAGGATGTTTATCTCTTGAAATGCGCTCTTCAATTAATCGTGTTTCATGATCGAGCATTTTATGGAGTCTACTTTCGGTTACGTAGCGTCTATCAGGTTCAGTTCCATAAATGGCATCACTAAAATCTTTATCGTAAGCACTCATAGTTTTAGCAATAGTTCCTGAAGAGCCTCCAGCTCTAAAAAAATTCCTTACTGTTTCTTGACCAGCACCAATTTCAGCGAAAGTTCCATAAATATTTTCATTAAGGTTAATTCGTAATGCTTTGTTTTTGACAGATGGTTTGCTTTCAAAGTCTTTATCACCAAGAATTTTTATAGGCATAGCAGGAATTTTGTAAATTTTAAAACAATTACTTAAACTATTACAAAAGTAGTTATTTGTGGGTTCAAACAAAAAATATTCTCTAGTTTTGTGTGAAATCTTTAACTTATGCAATTAACATTTTTGGGTACAGGAACTTCACAAGGAATACCAATTATCGGTAGTCAACATCCCGTTTGTTTAAGTCGTAATCCTAAAGATAAACGTTTAAGAGTTTCGGTTTTAATTGAATGGGATAATTACAGTTATGTGATTGATTGTGGCCCAGATTTCAGGCAGCAAATGTTAGCACAAAATGTGTCTAAGATTGATGGTATTTTGTTTACACATGAGCATAACGATCATGTAGTTGGTTTAGACGACATCAGACCTTTTTATTTTAGACAAGGAAATATTTCAATTTACGCTCATAAACGCGTGGTTGATGCTTTAAAACAACGCTTTTCTTACGTATTTGAAGTCGAAAATAAGTATCCAGGCGCACCAACTTTAGATGTTAATTACATTACTAATCAAGATTTTAAATTAGGAGATAAGCTTGTTACACCTGTTGAAGTTCTACATGGAAATCTTCAAGTTTTTGGTTTTAGAATAGGTGATATGGCTTACGTTACAGATGCTAAAACCATTTCTAAAACTGAATTAAATAAACTTAAAGGTTTAAAAGTCCTCGTAATAAACGCTTTGAGAATTGAAGAGCATCACTCACATTTAAACCTTGACCAAGCGCTTGAAATAGTAGAGTATTTAAAACCTCAACAAACTTATTTTACTCACATTTCTCATCACTTAGGTTTTCATGAAGAGGTTGATGCTCAGCTACCTGAAGGTGTTAACTTAGCCTATGATAACTTAAAAATATCAATTTAAATGAAACGAAATATCTACCTGTATTTATTTGTATTTAGTGCGCTCATTGCCATTTTTATATACTTTAATTTTAAAGCTGTTGTCGATCAACAAAAGTCTCAAATTGATCAATTAAAAGATAAAGTTGAACGTTTGCAGGATGAGAATAGAAATCTACTTAAAAAAATAGAGAATAGTTAAATATCTTTTTGAACTAACCAACGTTTAAAGCTCATAAAATTCTGAGGATTAACACCGTGACCAACGGGGAATTCTTCATAGACGTAATCAATACCTAATTCTTTAAAAATAGCTTCATTTTTACGCGCCCAATCAACTGGAATTACTTGATCTACGCTACCATGTGAATTATAAATTTGAAGCGAGCTGAAATCATGAGATTTAAAATTATATTCTAACATATTTTGGTCTACATAACCACTTAAACCAACAACGTTTTTAATTAATTCAGGATGACTTAAAGCAATGGCAAAGCTTAGTATTGTACCTTGACTAAAACCTAGTAAAGTTATTCTATTGGCATCTACTTTGAAATTTTCTTTAATTTCTTCAATAAACTTAATCACTAAATCTCGAGAGTTTTTAGCTTGCTTTATGTCACTAAATTTACCTTGTGAAGCATCAAAATTTATAGCATACCATGCATTTCCGTAGGGTTGAAGCGCATAAGGTGCTTTGGCTGAAATAATCATGAATTGTTCAGGTAATTCATTAGCGAATCCAAACAAATCATTTTCATCGCTACCATAGCCGTGTAACATGATAATTAGAGGATAATTATCCTTTAGCGTCGATGCCTTTAAGTTGTATGTTAATGATAATTTTGGTTGTTGCATTTTAACCTAATTTATTAAACCATTTTTGAAAATAATCACCAATGTAAGGAATTAGATGATACTTATATTGAACTGCTCCTAAAAAACTATAAAGCCATAACAATAAATAGCTTAAGTAAAAAGCAGAAGTTGCAATCCATGAATTTATTCCTGAAACTAAATAGGTAAATAAAATAAAATATAAATGTATACCTAAACTTTGTTTGTTGTAAAATGAAGCAAACTTATATTTTGGTTCCTGATTCATAAACAAAGCAATAATACAACCAAAAATAGTTAAATGGGCAATTATTGCCGTAGTACGGCCTTTCTTTATAGCGTTAGTTTTCATAGTATTTATTATTTACAAAACTTCCATAGACTTTTCCCTTTAGATGTTCGCCTAAGAAAATGGAATTTTTACAAGTTGATTTTAGCTGTTCTATACTAAAAATATTCTCTTCGTCTGGATTAAATAAGGTTAACTCAGCCATTTCGTTAATACTTATTTTTGGTTGTTTTAGACCATAAATTTCCCAATTTTTCAATAATTGATTGATAGCTAAATCATTTCCAAAAAGTTTGTTTAATGCTGGATAAAAGCTTTCTAGACCGATTGATCCAGTTTCAGAATTTTCAAATTCTAGCTGTTTCAATTCTAAGTTCACTGGTTCGTGGTCAGATGTCACAAAATCAATGCTACCATCTTTAACACCTTCAACTAATGATGTTTTATCATTAAAACTTCTTAAAGGTGGTTTAATTTTATATTTACTATCAAATTCAGCTAAAGCGCTAGTATCAAAATATAGATTATTGAGGCTTGTGCTACAAGTAAATTTTAGTCCTTTTAATTTAGCTTCTCTAATAATTTCAACTGATGTAGCGCATGAAATATAAGGGATATGGACTTTAGCTCCTGTATATGCTAAAAGATCCAAGTCTCGCCTTAACTGAACTGTTTCTGTTAAATGACTGGCTGATTTTAAACCTAGCATTATGCTATTTTCATCTTCATGAACTTGTGCTTTTCCTGCTAAATCATTTTGTTCAGGATAAGCCAATATCTGTCCATTAAATCCTTTGGCGTACTGCAAAGCAACTTTAAATGCATTGGCATTCTGCAAAGCTTTTTTTGTATCATAAAAAGCTACAGCGCCAGCCTTTTGCATGTCAAATAAATCGGCTAAATCTTTTCCATTATGTTTTATGGTGATTGCACCAAGTGGATAAATTTTTAAATCGTGTTTAAAAGCTTTTTTAATAAAATCAATCGCTGATTTATGGTCGTTAACAGGCTTAGATTTTGGTACTAAACCTATACCTGAAAAACCACTTTTTAAAGCGGTTAAAGCGCCGTTTTCAATGGTCTCACGTTCTTCAAATCCTGGCTCACCAAAACTTACTAAAGGCTCAAACCATGACGGTGATACATGAAGATTTTTTAAACGAATTACCTCAGCAGCAGAATGTTTAATAACAGTATCAATCTTGCTAATTAATCCATCTTCAATTAAAATATCTTGTGGGGTTTTGCTAAATGAATTGCCATTCCAAATTTTAGCTGATTTTATAAGATATGCCATAATTTACTAATTTAAAATTCGAACAATTGCAATTTCAATCCCTAAAAAAAGCAGTGCAAAAATAATGAACCATTTCCAAAGTTCTGTTTCAGAGGTTAATTGTTTATAATTTTCTATACTTTGTGGGATAGTTACTGTATCAATTCCATATAATTTAAAATCTATCGGATGTAATTCACTTTCTGTGCGAGGAAAATTAAAACTTAATTGCGCAACTGTATCTTGATTTAGAGTAACAGCATAAAGCTCCGGATTTAGGTTGAGATTATTTACCATTAGCTCAGTATTACTACCATTTTTAAGTTGCTGTGGAATAAAGGTTATTTTTCCAGATTTTAATTTCAAGGTTTGGTCAGCTGTAATTTCTTGATTCACAACTATAGGCTGTGTACGATCAGTAAAATAAAACAAAGACGAATCACTGTTTTTATAATCGGATGTTTGAATTAATGTAGGAACAATTAAAGGTGAATTGTAAAAATTAGATTGTTCTGACTTAATTTCTGAAGCAAACACAAATAAATGCTCATTTTGTGCATAAAAAGCAGAGTTCCCGTAGCTTAATACTGCTGAAAAATCTTTTGAAATAGCATAATTAGTCGCCGTACTTGGATAGTCGAAATTAGAAATTGTATTTGTAAATACATCCTGATAGATCGGATGTTTAAAATTAATTGAAATGATAGATTGCTTTTGATTAACAACTGATGAAAAAATTTGTTTGTTTTGAAGTTGAAGATTCAGATAAGTGCTTTGGGCTTCGGTTGAAGTTGCCGGAATAATAATCACGTTCTTAGATTCATCTAAGGCTTGATTTAAGTTATTAACCAAGTTTAAGTCAATTTGCTCAAGTTGATTTGTAATAATGACATCAGCTGATTTAAAATCTTCTAAATTGAGTTGTTCGCTAGGCTTAACTTGGCTTGTAAAAGCAGGATTTGGTTCGAAAATTTTAGATAAATGTTGGGCATTTTTATTAGATATGATAAGAATTTTACGAGTTTTAATTTTAGATTTCGATGCATATAATAAATTATCAAAATCAAGAAAATCCTTACTAATTTTTAATTTAAGAGAATGTATTTCAGTCTCACTGATGTTAAATTTAATGGTTTTAAGCGTATCATCTTCAAAACTAACATCAACCTTTCCCAGTAATTTCTGTGCTTGATATAAACCTAAACTTGTGCTAGCTTCGTTAGCCGATGATTTTAACTTGACTTGAAGCTCATCGTTAATGAGTTGTGCGTCAATTATACTCACATTTTTAGCATTAGGTTGGGCTACATTCACGAGTTGAAGATTAGGGAAACGTCTAGCTAATCTAAATAATTCATCTGCTGAAGAATTATAAAAATCTGAAATAAGTACAACTTGACTCTTAGGATTAACTTTATTTAGTTTTAACGCAACTTCTTTTAAACTGAAGTTTTTAGAGACTGGCAATATATCAGAAGATAACTCTTTGAAGTCTTCAACAGTGATTGAATTGTAATCTTGATTATTAGTGATAAGA contains the following coding sequences:
- the ubiE gene encoding bifunctional demethylmenaquinone methyltransferase/2-methoxy-6-polyprenyl-1,4-benzoquinol methylase UbiE — its product is MAKEVKPYKNSELKKKQQVEQMFDNISTGYDDLNRVISFGTDLAWRKKVIKIVKDSKPKSILDIATGTGDLAIALADSEAEKIVGLDISAGMLSVGQQKINQKKLQDRIEMVQADSEKLPYSDNSFDAITVAFGVRNFENLDKGLSEIQRVLRKNGVFVILETSVPSKFPFKQGYAVYTKFILPMIGRLFSKDKSAYQYLSESASKFPYGKKLCNILEKNGFTNVEFKPQTFGAATIYTASK
- the trkA gene encoding Trk system potassium transporter TrkA, whose amino-acid sequence is MKILIAGAGEVGYHLAKLFSYESHDITLIDVDEERLAYADKHLDIRTLEGDATSPTKLIEANVEVTDLVISVTSNQSINITVCVFSKQLGCKRTVSRVSNDDLIKNKDRLDIKSLGIDEVISPEALAAEEMHLLLNQSGFTDTFEFENGALKMIGLTLRSKAAFIGKTVQEAAKVYPGIHFVPIAMQRFGTQYTIIPRGDTEFKRGDRVYFVTDDEGLEELYKLTGAEKRVIKNVMILGGSNIGRTLASQLSTNNYNVKLIEKNDKKALQIADSLPNILVINEDGRNVGLLEEENIEKMDAFIAVTENSETNIMSCLVANTKNVKKTIALVENMDYFQLSHNIGINSLVNKKLIAANNIFRYIRKGDLVAMTKLNNMNAELMEFKVKSTSLVCGNSIAEIDFPRTAVVGGVIRNGKGEIALGDFVVKEDDHVVVCCLPKSIKRVEKLFC
- a CDS encoding alpha/beta hydrolase codes for the protein MQQPKLSLTYNLKASTLKDNYPLIIMLHGYGSDENDLFGFANELPEQFMIISAKAPYALQPYGNAWYAINFDASQGKFSDIKQAKNSRDLVIKFIEEIKENFKVDANRITLLGFSQGTILSFAIALSHPELIKNVVGLSGYVDQNMLEYNFKSHDFSSLQIYNSHGSVDQVIPVDWARKNEAIFKELGIDYVYEEFPVGHGVNPQNFMSFKRWLVQKDI
- a CDS encoding dihydroorotase, whose product is MAYLIKSAKIWNGNSFSKTPQDILIEDGLISKIDTVIKHSAAEVIRLKNLHVSPSWFEPLVSFGEPGFEERETIENGALTALKSGFSGIGLVPKSKPVNDHKSAIDFIKKAFKHDLKIYPLGAITIKHNGKDLADLFDMQKAGAVAFYDTKKALQNANAFKVALQYAKGFNGQILAYPEQNDLAGKAQVHEDENSIMLGLKSASHLTETVQLRRDLDLLAYTGAKVHIPYISCATSVEIIREAKLKGLKFTCSTSLNNLYFDTSALAEFDSKYKIKPPLRSFNDKTSLVEGVKDGSIDFVTSDHEPVNLELKQLEFENSETGSIGLESFYPALNKLFGNDLAINQLLKNWEIYGLKQPKISINEMAELTLFNPDEENIFSIEQLKSTCKNSIFLGEHLKGKVYGSFVNNKYYEN
- a CDS encoding MBL fold metallo-hydrolase, which encodes MQLTFLGTGTSQGIPIIGSQHPVCLSRNPKDKRLRVSVLIEWDNYSYVIDCGPDFRQQMLAQNVSKIDGILFTHEHNDHVVGLDDIRPFYFRQGNISIYAHKRVVDALKQRFSYVFEVENKYPGAPTLDVNYITNQDFKLGDKLVTPVEVLHGNLQVFGFRIGDMAYVTDAKTISKTELNKLKGLKVLVINALRIEEHHSHLNLDQALEIVEYLKPQQTYFTHISHHLGFHEEVDAQLPEGVNLAYDNLKISI
- a CDS encoding TonB-dependent receptor, producing the protein MPIKILGDKDFESKPSVKNKALRINLNENIYGTFAEIGAGQETVRNFFRAGGSSGTIAKTMSAYDKDFSDAIYGTEPDRRYVTESRLHKMLDHETRLIEERISRDKHPNKLFFTYANTVATIDFAKRYKGHGWVGIKYQLEPNGDYNKIVLHIRFKENDARLQQNTLGILGTNLVYAAYYAHNNAKQVLKDLYDHIDKDQIEVDTINFSGPQFKDVDNRLMSLQLLKYNMTEAVMFSPDGNNVLPAKVLYKKNVLALRGSFRPVTKVNEDIYEKSLEIFKKENKVDENNIQVIFEITLSNLRSEGEIDEEDFMDRAKLLCSLGHTVLISNFQEYYKLVEYFSNYTKERMALAMGVNNLVDIFDERYYRHLSGGILEAFGKLFFKDLRVYLYPYKNPNTGEVTTSQNLKVHPRMKELYKFFKNNGRVVDVENYNQDILGIFSRQILQMISNGDEGWEDALPEQTAKMIKEHNLFQREYGEPEQVGY
- a CDS encoding BatA domain-containing protein yields the protein MHFKHPEVLFALVALIIPIIVHLFKLRKFKKQYFTNVSLIQKIVTESRRSSQLKKWLLLFTRLLLLTSLILAFAEPFFPSKSQSTNQDLYFVLDNSLSMSGQASNVSTLKQVKQQLVDALPQQESFNLITNNQDYNSITVEDFKELSSDILPVSKNFSLKEVALKLNKVNPKSQVVLISDFYNSSADELFRLARRFPNLQLVNVAQPNAKNVSIIDAQLINDELQVKLKSSANEASTSLGLYQAQKLLGKVDVSFEDDTLKTIKFNISETEIHSLKLKISKDFLDFDNLLYASKSKIKTRKILIISNKNAQHLSKIFEPNPAFTSQVKPSEQLNLEDFKSADVIITNQLEQIDLNLVNNLNQALDESKNVIIIPATSTEAQSTYLNLQLQNKQIFSSVVNQKQSIISINFKHPIYQDVFTNTISNFDYPSTATNYAISKDFSAVLSYGNSAFYAQNEHLFVFASEIKSEQSNFYNSPLIVPTLIQTSDYKNSDSSLFYFTDRTQPIVVNQEITADQTLKLKSGKITFIPQQLKNGSNTELMVNNLNLNPELYAVTLNQDTVAQLSFNFPRTESELHPIDFKLYGIDTVTIPQSIENYKQLTSETELWKWFIIFALLFLGIEIAIVRILN
- a CDS encoding DUF3024 domain-containing protein — its product is MYNKDDIIDINESLVKDYIESIRPEDPEIRKEVDINYTFTNKVFKLFQVRPNWRNPDTKERFEFAKIQFIKSKQIWKLYWMRSNGKWELYQPFPESNRIDKIIEVLKQDEHACFFG
- a CDS encoding TrkH family potassium uptake protein; translation: MYSINYKIVFHTLGLILIFNGAFMLIPTLTSWYYGEAETLGIASAAITTLFVGFLIMFVTRFHDKSIQQKEGYLIVTFSWIFMVISGMLPYIFTKSIPQITDAFFETMSGYTTTGSSILSDIEVLPKGILLWRSLTHWIGGMGIIVLAVAIFPLFGIGGMQLFSAEAPGPSADKLKPRIADTAKRLWLIYLGYTIVEAILLNIAGMTLFDAVNHALSTLSTGGFSTKNESLAYWNDQPMIQYIIILFMFLAGTNFVVSYYGFKLNFKKVLANEEFKVFTIFVSVFTILATLLIYFQADVSLSSVHHPEVLGAFESAFRHAIFQVLAIITTTGFVSADYTMWVPFLTVMFFGLFFLGGSAGSTSGGVKVVRHLIMIKNGILEFKRILHPNAVLPVRYAKRAVNSQIVYNILGFFILYMLSFIIGAVVLGALGLNLETAIGGAASSLGNVGPAFGKLGPVDNYSALPSAAKWWCSFLMLIGRLELFTVLIILTPFFWRDR